The DNA segment GCGGCAGATGTCGGCATCGCCATGGGGGCGATGGGAAGTGACACGGCAATTGAAACGGCCGATGTCGCCCTGATGTCGGACGAAATCGAAAAGCTTCCCTGGCTGATCCATCACGGCCGACGAACGTTGTCTCTGATCCGGCAGAACATCTTCGCCGCGCTGGCGATCAAGGCGGTCTTCGTCTTACTGACGATGATTGGCTATTCCAATCTGTGGCTGGCGATCCTGGCCGACACCGGCGTTTCGCTGGCGGTGATTGCCAACAGCCTCCGTCTGCTGCGGATCGATTCCAAGCACGAGTGAAAGCACGCCCAAACGCTTTCACTCGCGTGAATGTCTGTTACTAGCATCGTCACGGCTGGCGACGGAAACGGGTCACTTGAAACGGCGTCGCTTGCCAGCTATCTCCGGAAACCAACAGCGTGTCGCCGTCGTCGGCCATGTCGGCCTGCCAGATATGCGTCTTGGCCTTGCCTGCGATGGCCACTTCCCATTGGCCTTGGGAATTCTGACTGGCGAGCCACTTCGGGTCTTCGGCTTCGACATGGATGGAATCGGAGCCCGTCACCTCGATTGCCGCGTCGCCGTTCGGTTTGAATTCGACGCTCATCTGGCATTTGCTGATCTGCCAACGCACGTACGGGACCAGCATCAGTCGCATCGGCAACGACATGCCATCTCGCTTCAGCACTTCGTCCACACGGTCGTAGCTCGTCTCCATCTGCCCGACCCATTTCCCTTCCAAAGGCATGCCGATCGGCCCTTCCGCGTAGAGGGAACTCGCCAACAACAGGGTCCCTGCGACAACGCCGCAGCACAACATCGCTCGAATCATTTTGGATCTCCCTATCACAAAACGGGTTGGAATCACCGTGACACCAACGCCTGATTGACTTACGCGGGACGATACCTATTGGTTCAAGGCATGGCAATGTGACATTGCTCGATTTAAGTCTTAATTGACATACCTTGTCGTTCTAGGTATTATCCCGTGATTGGAACACTTCTTGCCTGAGATCGTGTCGTCACGGATGGCCCCGAAAAGTAGCAATCCCGATTTCCTCAATGGCGTGCCAGAGCTTCTTTTGTTGCGTCTGTTGGCTCGTCGTCCGATGTATGGTTACGAGCTGGTTCAAGCGATCCGCCTGGCCAGTGATGGCGAATTGGAGTTCGGCGAGGGATGCATCTATCCGATCCTGCATCGTCTGGAACGCGACAAGAAGCTCGCCTCGAAGCGAGAGACGGTCAGCGGACGCAGCCGCGTCGTCTATCGGGTTACCCGGGCAGGTCGTAAGAAACTAGAGCAGCAGCAATCGCTCTGGGAACAGACCATGCTCGCCATTGAAAAAGTTCTTCACGGAGAGGATGACCGTGGAAACGCTTCCATTTCTTGACTCACTCCGAACACGTTTGATCGATCAAGGTTTGCCTCGCAACTATGTCGATCGCACTGTGCTCGAACTGGAGGACCATTTCGAGGATCTGCTCCGCTTCAGCAGCCAATCGCCGGAGCAATTGGCCCGGTGCCTCGATCGCTTCGGCACGATCGATCAACTGACGCAGCGGCTGGTTTCCGAGTATCGCCAGCAAAGCTTCGCAGGTCGGCACCCAGGGTTGATCTTCGGCCTGCTGCCGATTCCGTTAAGCTTTCTCGGAGCAGCTCTGTTTTACCTAGTCAGCGTAGCCATGATTCCGCAAGCGTTCCTTTGGCTGACGCGGAATGGCTGGCTGATTCCTCATACGCCCGAAGCTCAACTGCTGGGCAACCTTTCTGCCGGGTTGCTCAACACGATCGGTGAAGTGGTCGTCCCGATCGCGTGTGCTTTGCTATTATTTCGGCTGGCGTATCGGGGTGGTTGGATGAAAGGCTGGATTTGGCTTTCTTCCGGTTTGGTGGCGGTGTTCTGTCTGGCCAGCACGATCACATTGCGGATTCAAAGCGTCGAGTCCGAACTGGGCCGGAACATGCAGCTCAGCTTGCAGATGAGTACTCCGCAGTCCCTTTCCGATTTCGCGATCCAGGCCCTGCAAGCGACATTGCCGATGCTGGTCGTCCTGGTTTGCCTTGGCCTGAATCACTGGCCACGCATGCCCCATTCCGCCGGAACGATCGACGCCGATTAGCCCCTAGGGGATCGTTTTCCCCTTCCAGGGGCCTCTGCGGTGTCGCTGGCCCCGTCCGATTGCGGCACCTTTTGCGATGCCCGCCAGGACGTTACATTGTCGGTTTCAAACGAAAACGAAAAGAAAACCTTTCTTGGAGCTTGAATCCAAAATGGCAAAGCTATCGATCGCCGATGTCGACGTCAGTGGAAAAAAAGTCTTGATGCGGGTCGACTTCAATGTCCCCCTCGATGACAGCGGCAAGATCACCGACGATCGTCGAATCGAAATGGCCCTTCCTTCGATCAAGTCGGTTGTCGACCGTGGTGGCCAACTGATCCTGATGAGCCACCTTGGCCGTCCTGAACCAGGCGCCGACAACTCGGCTTACAGCCTGAAGCCAGCCGCCGTTCGCCTGGGCGAACTGTTGAGCAAGGAAGTTGCTTTCGCCAGCGACACCGTCGGCGAAGATGCCGCCGCCAAGGTTGCCGCCCTGACCGATGGTGGCGTGGTCGTGCTGGAAAACCTGCGATTTGAAAAGGGCGAAAAAAAGGGCGACGCCGAATTCGCTGGCAAGCTGGCCGCCTTCGCCGACATCTACTGCAACGATGCCTTCGGTACCTGCCATCGTACCGATGCTTCGATGGTTGCCGTTCCAGAAGCGATGGGAAGCAAGCCCAAGGTTGTCGGCTTCCTGGTCGAAAAAGAAATCACCTACTTGTCCGATGCCATCGGCAACCCAAAGCGCCCATTCGTCGCGATCCTGGGTGGTGCCAAGGTCTCCGACAAGATCATGGTCATCAAGAATCTGTTGGGTATCTGCGACAAAGTGCTCATCGGTGGTGCTATGGCCTACACCTTCTCGCTCGCTCAAGGCGGCAAGGTTGGCAAGAGCCTGGTCGAAAAGGACAAGGTTGAACTGGCCAAGGAACTGATCGCCCAAGGTGGCGACAAGTTGGTTCTGCCCGTCGACACCCACTGCGGCGACGACTTCAGCGGAAGCTGCAACAAGCAGGTCGTTAAGGCTGGCGAAATTCCAGACGACTTCGAGGGCCTCGACGTCGGTCCAGAAACCGCCAAGCTGTACGCCGACCTGGTGAAGGACGCCAAGACGGTCGTTTGGAACGGTCCAATGGGCGTGTTCGAGATGCCTCCATTCGACGCCGGAACCAAGGCTGTCGCTGACGCAATCGCCGAATCGGATGCCATCAGCATCATCGGTGGTGGTGACAGTGCCGCCGCAATCGGCCAGTTTGGTCTGGACGACAAGGTCACCCACGTTTCGACCGGTGGTGGTGCCAGCCTCTCGATGCTCGAAGGTCAGGCCTTCAAGGCTGTCGATATCCTCGACGACAAGTAGTCGCCATCACTTCGGTGATCGAATACCATGGAAGCGGTCCTGAATAGCAGGGCCGCTTTTTTTATGAGAAAGTCGATCGAATGAACGCGACCACGCCCATTGTTCGCCTGCACGAACATCGCATGTGGGCCAACGAAAACCTTCGCCAGGCTTGCCTTTCGCTGACGTCAGAGCAGCTCCATCAGCAGCACGCCATCGGGCAAGGTACGCTCTGGAAAACGCTCTGCCACATGTACGCCGCCGAATATGTTTGGCTGGAGGCATTACAAGGCAAAGTCGAAACGCTTTGCCCCGGCGATGTCCCTGGCAAGCTGCCAGGCAATCAGGAAGGGGAGGGTGCCGTCACTACCTCGGCCGAATTGTTCGATCGCTGGAAACGGCTCGATCAACTTTGGAACGCCTACCTGACAACGCTCACGCCAGATCTGCTTTCGGTGACAATCTACAAAAAGAGCAGTAGCAGTTTCCAAGGTCAGGCGATTGGCGTCTCCGCGATGGATGTCCTTTTGCATGTCGCGACGCACGCGCATTACACCACCGCTCAGGCCATCAACATGCTACGCCATGTCGGTGTGGAAACGCTGCCGCAGTCGATGCTCATCACCCTGGCACGCGCCCAGTCGCTGGAACAATCGTAACCGCCAGAAAGCAACTGGCAGAGGATCACCGTCATGGCCAAGGCTTACCTGATATTGACCATTGCTCTGTTCGGAGCCCTCGGCGCACTCGGCCGGGTCTATCTCGGGACGTTCATCCAAGGCCTGGTGCCGGTATACGATTCGATCCGCTTCCCCGTCGGCACGTTACTGGTGAATGTACTGGGCTGCTTGATCTTCGGTTACCTCGGCTTCCTTGGACATCATCACGATGTCCTGCCTCCGTTCTGGCGAACGGCCTTACTGTCTGGCCTCCTCGGCTCGTTCACCACCTTCTCGACGTTCAGTTTCGAGACCATTCTTTTGTACGAAGACGCGCCGCACGGCAAGCTTTACCTGGCGGCCGCCAACATCTTGCTGAATGTGACGCTGGGCCTCGGCGCGATTCTTTTAGGGCTGCAAATCGGCCGTTTAACGACCGGTAACTAGCTAAGCATTTATGCTGCGCAAGTTCTATGTTGCGAGGGCGTGAAGAATGCGCTAATTGCACCTCAGTTCGGATTGGCAAAATCGGAACTTGCTTACAATGCAGCGCTTGGCATGAAATCCGGCCCACGATCTGGTCGGAATGAAAATCTGAAACCGTGTTGATGCGTGCTGGTCGCCATCAACCTGAACCCCATGGTTAGCGATGACTTTCGGCTTCCTGAATTGGGCAACTTCTCAGCGTCTCGTTTCGGCACCTCTGGCCATTCTGTTACTGATTTCGGTCAGTGGTTGTGGTGGCTGCGGCGGCAGCTCGCCGAGTGATAAGCTCGCGCGATTCAACTTTACCCGTGCCCCTGATGCGGACGAACAAGCAGCGAAAGCAAAGCCTGCCGCGGAAGCCAAACCCTCCGCGACTGCTGCTCAGCCGGAGAAGCCCGCGGAAACACCTCCGCCGAAACCAGCCGAAGAAGTGAAGCCTCAGCCTGCGGCTACCCCGGCACCTGCTCCGGCTGCCCAGCCAGCGACAAGCAAGCCAGAACCAGCCGCGCAGCCTGCCGCTGCGGCTGCGACGACACCAGCCCCAGCCACGACCGTGGCAGCAACCGAACCTGGAATCGCGGGCGCACAAAAACGCCAGGCGGTGATCGAAGCGATGAAGCTGATGCCCGTCGGCGGTAGCGACCGAGCAGCAACCAAAGCACGTAGCCACGGCCTGATGGCACTCGTCGGCCAGGCCTTAGCCCAGCAAATCGCGGAAACGAAAAGCATTCCAGCCACGGCCCCTGTCGATGCAACGGGAAGACAGTTCTTAAGCTGGCGCGTTCACCTGCTGCCTTACCTCGGCTACGACGAACTTTACAAGAAGTTTCAACTCAACGAGCCTTGGGACAGCCCGACCAACATCAAGCTGAGCACCGAGATCCCGTTCGTTTATGCGACGCCAGGCTACCAGGACGATCGAACGAACCTGGTGCTGCTGACCGGCCCAACCTGCGCCGCGAACGATCGCCGGGCAACCCCGATCAGTGCGCTAACCTCTCGTAGTCTCTACAACAGTGTGGTGATGGTCGAACTCGCTGATCCGCAAGCTCGTCCCGTGTGGACCAAGCCGGAAGATCTGGCCTTCGATCCATCGATCCCTTCTAAAGGCTTGACCGGATGGCCTGATAAAAAGTTCCTGGCGGTCACGGCCGATGGCGAAGTGCATGATGTCCCGGTCACCAACCAGGATCACCTCAATCGCTTGTTCGTCGTGAGCAATCCGATCGACCTGAGCGAGATCGCCTCGGCACCGACGCTGCCGGGAAGCATGGCTTCGGCAGGAACGAACATCTCGCTCACGTCGACGCAGCCGATGGCAGGCCCGGTCAGTCGCAACGACTTGGATCCCTCGAAGATGCCCTTGCCAGAAACAGCTGAGATCGATGCGGCCGCGATCGAACTGCGACGCCTTTTTCAGAACGAAGTTCGCGAAGCAGACCAGGATCATAAGAAAGCCGAGATCGCCAGCAAGCTGCTGAAGCACGCCGAGTATCTGCAGAACGATCCTGTCAAACAGTGTGCCGCTCTGCAGATTGCTTATCGCTTCGCGATTCTGGCCAAGAGCCCCATCCTGTTGAAGGATGCCTTTGAGCAGCTTCAGCGAAAGTACCAGGTCGACTCGTTCAGTTCCGACATGTTCATCGTTCGCTTCGGTTCCGAGAACATTCAGCGAATCCCCGCCCATCGTTTGCCAGAGTTTCGTTCGATTGCCCGCACGATCTTGAATCGTGCCATCGCGGACAATAATTTCCCAGCGATCGACGAGTTGATTCGCATCGGGACATTCTACGCGGCCAGTCAGAACGACCAACGGACGATGACCGAACTGGACAACCTCAAGTCGCGGAACAACGCCGCCAAGAAGGATTACGACGCGATCCAGGCCCGCTTCCTTTCGCTGGAAGTTCCTTCGCTCGACGAACAAGGCAACCTGATGGTTGGCAAGTTCTGGTGCATCCATCGTGACAACTGGGAAAAGGGATTCGAATTCCTCCTGCGAAGCAACGACGATCGTTTGCAGTACCTGGCCGAGACGGAAATGACCACTCCTGCCGATCCTCGCATCCAGTTCAAGATCGCCGAAGGGTGGTGGGAGATTGGAATCGCCAGCCCACCAGGAACCGAGCGGAACCGCTTTCTGGGTCGAGCCGCCCAGTGGTATAAGAAATCGGATCAGAACATGACCGACTCCCTCGAAAAGGTGACCGCCCAGCAGCAACTCCAGGAATTCACCCGACTGACTGGGGTCCGAGACATTCCTTCGCTATAGCTTTCGCTTGGTATGATCTGGCACTTGTCCCGATTATGCAGATCGAATCGTCTGACGGCGTGCCGGTAAACTTTTCCGGCCGCCGATGGCGAAGTCTAGATTGGTAGCATTCCATCTCAGGCTTCCTAGCAAAGGATTGATTCGGCATGGTTCATCGCGGCGGGTACTTCGACTGCATCGTCATTGGTGCAGGCCACAACGGCTTGATCACCGCTGCTTACCTGGCCAAGGCTGGAAAGAAAGTCGCCGTCCTCGAACGCCGCCATGTCCTGGGGGGCTGCTCGACCACGGAAGAACTTTGGCCTGGCTTCAAGGTCTCGACCGCTTCTTACGTCGTCAGCTTGCTGCTGCCGGAGATCATCCGCGACCTGAAGCTGAAGCAGAATGGCTTGAAGATTCTGCCGCGTGATCCCGCCTCGTTCACGCCGACGGACGATGGCCGCTATTTACTGCTGGGGCACGACGTTAACTCGAACGCGCAGCAGATCGCCAAGTTCAGCCAGAAAGACGCCGAAGCGTATCCGAAGTACAACGAACTGCTCGAGCGAATTGCCGCGGTCGTCGAACCAATCTTGATGCAGACGGCGCCAGACCCGCTGCCGATGCCCAAAGATTGGCGGAGCGTCCCACTCACCAAACGGCTTCGCGATACGTCGCGACTGTGGAATTTCTATCAGACCTTTGGCAAGCTGGGGGGCGAAATCCCGGAGGCGATCGAACTGCTGTCCGGTGCCGCTCGGCCGATCCTGGAACGCTGGTTCGAGAGCGAACCGCTTCGAGCAACCCTTGCCACTGACGCGATCATCGGGGCATTCGCTTCGATTTCGGCACCTGGCACGGCATATGTGCTGCTCCACCATGTGATGGGAGAAGCAGGCGGCAAACGCGGCGTCTGGGGCTTTGTCGAAGGGGGCATGGGTGGCATCGCCACGGCGTTGTCCAAGACCTGCGAAGAGCTCGGCGTGACGATCGTGCGAGAAGCCCCCGTCGAGAAGATTCTGGTGGGCAATCGCGGCGCGGAAGGTGTTCAATTGGTCGATGGCACCAGCTACGAAGCGAAGGTGGTCGCGTCGAGCGTCGATGCGAATCTCACGTTCCGCAAGTTCCTGACGCCGAACCAACTGCCGCCTGAGTTCCTACGAGCGATCTCGAACATCGACTACGCTTCGGCATCGGCGAAGATCAACCTCGCCCTGGCCGAGCCTCCGCAGTTCACCGCATTCCCCGGCGAAGGCATCAGCCCGCTGCATCATGGCACGATGCACATTTCGCCGACGATGGACTATATCGAACGTGCCTACGACGACGCCAAGTATGGTCGCCCGAGCCAGGCACCGATCCTGGAAATGACGATGCCCACGTCGGTCGACAAAACAATCGCTCCTGATGGCAAGCACATCTTGTCGATCTTCGTGCAGTATGCCCCATATAAACTTCGCGATGCCAACTGGGACGACATCAAAGAATCGTTCGCCGACACGTGCATCGCCAAGATTGCCGAGTACGCCCCGAACGTCCCTGGTGCGATCATGCATCGCCAGGTTCTTTCGCCGCTGGATCTCGAGCGAACCTATGGGTTGACTGGCGGCAACATTATGCAGGGTGCCATGAACTTCAATCAGCTCTTCGCGATGCGGCCAGTGCCAGGTTGGGCCGATCACCGTACGCCGGTGCGTGGCTTGTACCTTTGCGGTGCGGCCAGTCATCCTGGTGGCGGCGTGATGGGTGCCTGCGGAAAGAACGCGGCGGTCGAAATCTTACGCGACTTCTAAGATCGTCCGGAATTCGCTTAGCGGCCAACCAGTTCCAGCGTCGACCAGATGCTGGGGTCTTCGTCGATGGGGAACTGCGTGTTGACGCTTTGCGTCTGCCAGCCTAGTTCGCGATCCATCACCGCGTAGAAGAAGCCAAGCTTGTCGTATTCGCTCGGGTCGTAACCGGTGAGGCTGGTCGCCGGGACGCAGCACTCCAACAAGTAACCATCTTTGGTGAGTGTTCCTCGGACACGCAAGTCGCCGGGACGAACCGGATTGGCGTTCTCGCGGGCACGGTTGATCAGCAACTGATCGCCCACCGGATTCCGATAGCTAGGGCCAGCGCCAATCGGCAGAAAGACAAACCGATGGCAGAACCGGGTTGCCCGGTGAACGTTATGCGTGGCCCGCGTATCGATCCAGATCTGAAAGCCATCGCTTTCATCGACGCGACTTTCACGGCACCACACCGGCTGGCGTTTTCCTGAAACCAGGACCGAGAACGAAACGCCCCGTTCGTTCCAGCCACCACGGACGTCGGCGAATTGCTTCCGGCTATCAAGCTCGCCAAAACCGCGCAGTTTGTAATCGTCGGTGTAACCCAACGGACGATCGTGCCAGATCTTTTCC comes from the Bremerella sp. JC817 genome and includes:
- a CDS encoding PadR family transcriptional regulator gives rise to the protein MAPKSSNPDFLNGVPELLLLRLLARRPMYGYELVQAIRLASDGELEFGEGCIYPILHRLERDKKLASKRETVSGRSRVVYRVTRAGRKKLEQQQSLWEQTMLAIEKVLHGEDDRGNASIS
- a CDS encoding phosphoglycerate kinase, whose amino-acid sequence is MAKLSIADVDVSGKKVLMRVDFNVPLDDSGKITDDRRIEMALPSIKSVVDRGGQLILMSHLGRPEPGADNSAYSLKPAAVRLGELLSKEVAFASDTVGEDAAAKVAALTDGGVVVLENLRFEKGEKKGDAEFAGKLAAFADIYCNDAFGTCHRTDASMVAVPEAMGSKPKVVGFLVEKEITYLSDAIGNPKRPFVAILGGAKVSDKIMVIKNLLGICDKVLIGGAMAYTFSLAQGGKVGKSLVEKDKVELAKELIAQGGDKLVLPVDTHCGDDFSGSCNKQVVKAGEIPDDFEGLDVGPETAKLYADLVKDAKTVVWNGPMGVFEMPPFDAGTKAVADAIAESDAISIIGGGDSAAAIGQFGLDDKVTHVSTGGGASLSMLEGQAFKAVDILDDK
- a CDS encoding DinB family protein encodes the protein MNATTPIVRLHEHRMWANENLRQACLSLTSEQLHQQHAIGQGTLWKTLCHMYAAEYVWLEALQGKVETLCPGDVPGKLPGNQEGEGAVTTSAELFDRWKRLDQLWNAYLTTLTPDLLSVTIYKKSSSSFQGQAIGVSAMDVLLHVATHAHYTTAQAINMLRHVGVETLPQSMLITLARAQSLEQS
- a CDS encoding CrcB family protein, encoding MAKAYLILTIALFGALGALGRVYLGTFIQGLVPVYDSIRFPVGTLLVNVLGCLIFGYLGFLGHHHDVLPPFWRTALLSGLLGSFTTFSTFSFETILLYEDAPHGKLYLAAANILLNVTLGLGAILLGLQIGRLTTGN
- a CDS encoding DUF1559 domain-containing protein; the protein is MTFGFLNWATSQRLVSAPLAILLLISVSGCGGCGGSSPSDKLARFNFTRAPDADEQAAKAKPAAEAKPSATAAQPEKPAETPPPKPAEEVKPQPAATPAPAPAAQPATSKPEPAAQPAAAAATTPAPATTVAATEPGIAGAQKRQAVIEAMKLMPVGGSDRAATKARSHGLMALVGQALAQQIAETKSIPATAPVDATGRQFLSWRVHLLPYLGYDELYKKFQLNEPWDSPTNIKLSTEIPFVYATPGYQDDRTNLVLLTGPTCAANDRRATPISALTSRSLYNSVVMVELADPQARPVWTKPEDLAFDPSIPSKGLTGWPDKKFLAVTADGEVHDVPVTNQDHLNRLFVVSNPIDLSEIASAPTLPGSMASAGTNISLTSTQPMAGPVSRNDLDPSKMPLPETAEIDAAAIELRRLFQNEVREADQDHKKAEIASKLLKHAEYLQNDPVKQCAALQIAYRFAILAKSPILLKDAFEQLQRKYQVDSFSSDMFIVRFGSENIQRIPAHRLPEFRSIARTILNRAIADNNFPAIDELIRIGTFYAASQNDQRTMTELDNLKSRNNAAKKDYDAIQARFLSLEVPSLDEQGNLMVGKFWCIHRDNWEKGFEFLLRSNDDRLQYLAETEMTTPADPRIQFKIAEGWWEIGIASPPGTERNRFLGRAAQWYKKSDQNMTDSLEKVTAQQQLQEFTRLTGVRDIPSL
- a CDS encoding NAD(P)/FAD-dependent oxidoreductase — protein: MVHRGGYFDCIVIGAGHNGLITAAYLAKAGKKVAVLERRHVLGGCSTTEELWPGFKVSTASYVVSLLLPEIIRDLKLKQNGLKILPRDPASFTPTDDGRYLLLGHDVNSNAQQIAKFSQKDAEAYPKYNELLERIAAVVEPILMQTAPDPLPMPKDWRSVPLTKRLRDTSRLWNFYQTFGKLGGEIPEAIELLSGAARPILERWFESEPLRATLATDAIIGAFASISAPGTAYVLLHHVMGEAGGKRGVWGFVEGGMGGIATALSKTCEELGVTIVREAPVEKILVGNRGAEGVQLVDGTSYEAKVVASSVDANLTFRKFLTPNQLPPEFLRAISNIDYASASAKINLALAEPPQFTAFPGEGISPLHHGTMHISPTMDYIERAYDDAKYGRPSQAPILEMTMPTSVDKTIAPDGKHILSIFVQYAPYKLRDANWDDIKESFADTCIAKIAEYAPNVPGAIMHRQVLSPLDLERTYGLTGGNIMQGAMNFNQLFAMRPVPGWADHRTPVRGLYLCGAASHPGGGVMGACGKNAAVEILRDF